The following nucleotide sequence is from Harpia harpyja isolate bHarHar1 chromosome 7, bHarHar1 primary haplotype, whole genome shotgun sequence.
AAATATGCTACCTAGATACTAATAGGATAAAAATTAAAAGTGCAGCTATCGGATCAACTTTCAATTACACCTTATATTAGAGTGCTATTAACAAAGCACAAGGGTTCAGGAATAGTACTGTTCCACAACTTGCATGCTGTTGATCTACATCTTCTCATAGCAAGAGATCAAGATGGAGGCTACAAATTCACTTTCAACATGGTTAACACTGTGCCAAGCCTTTTGCTAAAAAAGCCAAGGCTactactgtattttttcattaataccGTGACAAGACTGACAAGCAGACATTTGCAACAGTCCATGATAAAGGTTAATCATGGCACTTGTCAGGATACACCTCATCTTTGATAAATGAAAACCTCTgagctttttctctccccctgcaGGATCACAGTTGATCTAGGGATTAGAAACCTATTCTTAGTCCCCTTTCCAAACGACTAAACATATACTTGAAGGCCACCTCTTGATAGCAGGCACATACATTCAGCCAATTCTTTGTCTATTTGTCACTAAGAAACTTAAGTCCAACCCATGGCCACAGTGACAGCAGTCCAACTCTTGCTCCCTGCAACAGGTTTAAAACAGGGTATGATTACACAGAGGTAGGTATCCCTGCTCATCAGCCTCCCCCAAAGTAACTCAGAGCCACACTTTGTTGGGTGGTTTGATGCTTTTATTTATCACATGTAAAAACACTACTATTTCTGTTTGCAGGTACTTCTTGCAGCACTGCAAGTCACACAGCTCCAAACATTGAAGACcagacaggcagagaaaggaattaaaGTGTTTATGCCCAGAGTGACAAGGTCATGATCCCAGAGGGTGTTTAATACACAGAAACCCCCCCCCAGGAACTGTTCTACAAAAGCAGTAGAGCATTACAAGTAACAGATCAGAGTTGGTGAAAACACTACATGAAGGAATTGTCTCAGGGGGAGAGGACCTGCAAACTGgtctttttctttcagctgcccTTATCTTTCTAGTATAGGTAATTGTGATCTAAGTAGATGACTAGTGCTTTAAACCAGAACAGGGGTTGACTGATCCACACAGCTTAGTGGATACAAGGGTTCCTGAAGTTCCTTCCAGCAAAACGGGCCTTGCTGCCAAGCTCCTCTTCGATTCTGATGGAAAGGGAAGAGAGTGCCGGGTGTCAGCAGACAGTGTATAACTCCTGCATTAGCACAGCTGCTGGCCTTACACTAAGTCACCCGATCTACCTGGTACTGAAGATACTATCACAGAGTCCCACCAAGCAACTTCAGTTATACACACATTTAACTGCACTGGTCAGTATCACCCACCTTACATAGCTTTGCCCAAACATTTTAAGTGCTTGCCCAAGGGAACAGCATCATGCAGATAGAAGGACAATGTCTCATATCTAGTATCGCAGGACGCCTTGTGTGATGCTCCCCTTCAACATATCTTTTATGGGCATTACCCATCCAACTCATCATTTAGCCTACAGTCAGCTCTGCAAGTGCAGCACCAGCCCAAAGCCGCCTCTGCCAGTGCCAGTTTGTCCTTAAGCTGCAGAGTGTTTGAGATGCAGAAGACCAAGCTGTTCCCCAAATGTATTAATGGAACAGCCATTCTATGTCAGACTTAACCCTCAACCCTTTTCCCCCTGATAATCTCACCTCAGCAGCTGGTTATACTTGGCTAGACGCTCAGATCGGCAAGGGGCACCAGTTTTGATCTGAAAGGGAAATCAGAAAGTAAAGAACTACAGCAGAAATAAGGCCACAGATGCCAACACAAAACTATTCTATTCTGTTGAGAATTATAAGCATAAGCACAAGCTTGGTTTCAGCATCAGACTCTAAATATCTGTATACTCACAACCGGATAGGGCTTGGGAGCAATAAAGTGTTCATTTGCTAGCAGCTTCAGTATCAGGAAAACCTGATATACCCACTGGAGTTGActaagatttgttttaaattagtgGTTAAAGGTGAGTTTACACAAGATAACATGTTCCCTTGTCGCATTCCCATTAGACAAATCAGCTTCCTGTATACAGAAACAGCAAATCTACACGCCTTAAGTCAGAGCAGACCCCATCTACTGTGCAGCATGGCTTCATCACCATATTAACTCATCAAGCAAAGAGGCAAACTACAGCAGCCACAGATACCAACCTGACCAGTGCAGAGACCAACTACCAGATCAGCAATGAAGGTATCTTCTGTTTCTCCAGAGCGATGACTCACCATCACACCCCAGCCATTGGACTGGGCAAGCTTGCAGCTAGAAGAGAAACAGACAAAGCCTCACACCATCCCTGTTTGCTTAGCAGCCTTTGCTCTAGCTATGATGCCAAGTGGCAGGCATTCCTTGCTTTGGCAAGACAGAACTGCCCCTTGGTACATCTTAGGATTACGTGACAACACAGTGATAAAGAGCTGCTTTTACACATGCTTAAAGCCAGTAAAGTTGTTTGATGTGCCTATAGGACTTCAAGACCACAAAGGTACAGGTTTACTTGTCGATATCCTCTATTAGTTAACAATTGTTCTCTCTCACAGATGGCCAATCAACAAACTTCTATTCCACTAACTCTGGTCTATATGTTCATCTCCCTCAATTAGACAATCACCCTCCCTGGCATGGCCAAGAGGGGAGAACTTACGCTTGCAGAGACTCTGTCACTGAGCCAATCTGGTTGACCTTAAGAAGGAGGCAGTTGCAGGATTTCTCCTCCACAGCCTTGGCAATACGCTTAGGATTGGTCACAGTCAGATCATCACCAACCACCTGGATGCCAACACTGCCAGTGAACTTCTTCCAGGCAGCCCAGTCATCCTGGTCAAACGGATCTTCAATGGACACCACTGTAGAGAGATACAAGGAGCTTTAAGACAGTGCCGCCCTGAAAGGTCTTGTTTGAAATCAGTGGCACCAAAGTGCTGCAGCCAAGTATTATCCACCTCCAAGAACATTCCTAAGACTCCTAAAAGGCTAGCTGTTTGTTCTGCTCTTGATCCCTCCTGTAAGGGAGGCTGCACCCTAACTCTTTCCTTCAGCAATCAACCCCTACTCACCACTACTACCATGCTTCTCGTTGACAAACAACTTACAGGGGTAGTTCTTGACAAAGCCCTTGTACAGGTCAGCCAGCTGATCGGGAGAAATGTATCTGCTGGGATCATCAGGGGATTTGAAGTCCAGGTCATACTTTCCATCACGGTAGAACTCTGAGGCAGCCACATCCATGCCAATGACAACCTTTTCAGTGTAGCCGGCCTTGCTGATAGCAGTCTTCAGCAACTCCAAAGCTGAAACATGGTAAGGTACTTCTGAGTTCCCACCAAACATCTCAACTCAAGAGCTATTCAATTACCAGAACACTACATTCACTTGGCAAAGAATCTCCATTACCCCCTACAGAAAGCCCAAAGGCCCCACAGAAAAGGTTCTTAAACTCTCCCACTTCTGAAGTGACTGGAACAAGATTTTACTTTTAATACTGCTTTTACCTTGTAATACTCTTGAGACACCATTATGGGATTCATAATCTCTTCAGACAGGACTACATGTCAGCCCAGAAAGCTTAATACTAGACGATAGTACATCCTCTTTCAGCTTTATGCACGTGGGCAGGAAGTAGTGACTGCACTTTAGTCCCTTTCAGCTCCAGATCAGGTGTTGACCATGAAAGTGGTAAGCATCCAAACCCAACAGGCAATGTGATACACAGCCTGCCTCTGCACAGGGCACCCTCTCTTTGCATCTACCCGTTTTCCACTTGCACATTTATATGCAGGACTAGAACTACTCAGTAAACACATCTGAATACTACCCACTACGCTACCGTGTTTCGCAGAGTCCAAGCAAGGAAATTCAGTGTGGTCACAACCAGTAAGACTCTCCCAATCACCCCTGACTCAAAGCCAAGCAGTTGGATCAACCAGGATCTTTACAGTAGAAAGCTTAGATCAAGTGTtcttgttcagggttttttttgtgggtttgggtttttgggagtttttggtttggttttttttgtttgttttgttttttaaagatgttaacGTAGTCCAaactgcaaaagcagctgctgccagcaacaCAAATTCCTTGGACTGTAATGGTCATTCAAGGTCATATTCACTGGTGTCTGCTAGGGTACAGACCTAGCAAGAGCTGCATGTGACTGTGGTATTCAGAAACACCCTGATTTCTGGTGGTGGCTCAGTATCTTCAGTGTCAGGCAAAACAGTTCAGAGGCCACCTTCAACAATAATATAACTAGCAGCTTTAAAGTAACAAGTAACTTAAGAGTTCTAGTACTCTACTGGCTTATTagcagctgtatttctgcagaagaggcagaaaaacagCTCTGCTGATACAGTTTTTGTAGGAACAGGCATTTCACTTTCCACAAGACAAACTGCCTCCCTCCTCCAACAGGTTTCTGAACAAAACTGTTTGGCTGCAGAAACAACAAAAGCTTCAACTTCCCAGGGAAGCCTCCATGCACTCCCACACACTACCAGGCATAGCTGAAACTGTTTTTGTCCTTtgtcagcagaaaaacaaactccACTGAACTTAGACTACTGACTTCTGGGAAACCTGCAATGCATGCAGACATTCCCATACCACTTTTCAACTAGGAGGGGGTAAGATTCCCTTAAGCTGCTACAGGAATGAAACAGTAATGAGGTATTGAAGTCAAAGCCATCCTCTCAAGCTGCATAAACTGATGTTCAAGGGAATAGCTCTGTGGTCCTATACTGGACCACACCAGTGTGGCTTCTTGGAAAGTCTGTCAGGATAAGCAGAGCAAAGAAACAGCAAGTCCTACAACCTACTCATCTTGCTTTCCAGTCATACTGGACAGGTATGGTCTTCATTCTCTGGCTAACAGTTACACCTCCTCCCACACTTAGCTCATTCTTACCTTCTTTATTTTCCAGGATGTTGGGGGCAAAGCCACCCTCATCACCCACGTTGGTTGCATCCTTGCCATACTTCTCCTTGATTACATTCTTTAGATTGTGATAGACCTCTGCACCAATGCGCATTGCCTCCTTGAAACTGTCAGCACCCACAGGGAGGATCATGAACTCCTGCATAGCCAGCTTATTGCCAGCATGGGAGCCACCATTGATCACATTGAAAGCCTTGGAGTAACCAAAACCAAAAGTCAAGTTAGAATGTTTCAGGTAAATTGATACCAGCATTTATGTTAAGACTCTCCATTCTCTAGAAAACTTGATCCAAGACCACAAGACATCATGAAGCACCTGGTCAGATCAAGTCTTGAGCTAGCCCTACCAAGAGACTTACAGGAACTGGAAGAATGACTTCTGCATTTCCAGCAAGGTCAGCAATGTGACGGTACAAGGGGACACCCTTctcagcagcaccagctttgCATACAGCCAGAGATACACCCAAGATGGCATTGGCACCAAATTTGGctgaaataagaagaaattttttacataAATGTTAGGTCTTCATAAAGAGACTCAGCAATACCAGCACCATGGTCTTGATTATGGAAGTGCACAGCATATGCCATGCACTGCCCATTGTTTCCGATACGGCAAGATAGAATTCTATAAACCAAAATGCATCTTTTCACACCTCACTGCAACACAAAGCTCACTTACATTTGTTCTCCGATCCATCCATTTCCAGCATCAGTTTGTCAATCTTTTCTTGCTCCACAACGTTGACATTCTGCAGAGAGAAGCAAGCAAAGCACTGCTTGACACCAAACATGGCTCTACAAACTCTTACCTACccactgcattttttatttccctggcaGGCACCAAGACTTGCTTAAGGGCAACTACCAACAGCTGAAGAGACCAGTTCTTGTCATTATCACACAGCAGCATCTTCTGTAAGGCTATCATGTCCCTTGACTTCCTGACATTTACACTGCTATCTGCCTGGCATAGCATAGGAGAAAGGCCCAGTTTATGCCCCCTGCCATTTCAGTGCAAGCTCAAAGACAACCAGCTTGATCGCAACATACACACATTTGTAACTTAATACATAATGTTCGGAATTGTCACTAAGCATGTGCAATCACTTTATGCATTAACAATTAGTTTTGCACCAACCTTTCTAGCTAACGGTTAGTGCCCACAAAGCACACGGGAATCTCGCTCAAGCAGACTTTACTAAGATCCCCTCAGATTCCCCTCCAAATTAGCCAGCTTGGATAAAACCCAGTCCCTCCCCATCATTCAGCCACCCTTTTAAGCATAAAGCAGCTTGTATCTTAACTGCACACCACTGAAGTTCCCAGGTGCTTAAGTATTTCTGCACACAACACTAGGCTACTAGAGATTGTTTAGATTAAGTATCAGATATGCAGCCATTAAGTAAAGCAATTCCTGTAGGTAAGTTTGTTCACATGCACTCCAATACACAGGCTAACACCCCCCGCCTCGCAATACAGTTCCTGTAACTGTCTCTAGAGAGACAACCCATTAGTTAGGACACACTGGACCAGCATTAGCTGATGTTAGCAGAAGACAGATTGCTCCTACCTTGCTAATCAGTGCAGGTGCAATTGTTTTATTGACGTGCTCAACAGCTTTTGAGACACCTGGAAGGAACAAGCAAATCAGACACGGGTCAACCACACTGGCTATGCAGGCATTAGTAGGTGATCtcagtaacaataaaaaaaaatcaagaacaccACCTCATGCTAGTCAAACCCCAATTCAACCTGAGCTTACAGCCAAATCTGAACACTTATAGAGGTCACCTCAATTGAATGGAAGTTGCATGAAGTAAGCATTGTCTAGGAATGCCTGCTGCAATGTTAGTTTGCAAGACCATGCACTGGAGAAATTCATCCAAGTGACAAGGTTGCACTGAAAGCACATCCATTACCTGTGTACACAATGCTGTCCCCAGGAACTCGTTAACATATTTAACAGCTCTGGATACACCTGACAGAAGCGAAATGGACAAGAGAATCAAGGAAGAGATGAAGACTCAGCCAAAAACAAAGCCAGTcatgcaagaaaaagcaaaggacaCAAACAGGTAAACAGACCTACAAGTCAGCAAGTGTCTGATACTGAGCAGCAGACTAGAAACaaaagggttcaaagggtagaGGAAACTGTGCGTCAGCCAGCAAGACTGTATTTGGTCCTTCCATCCAGGTTTCCATACTATTGCAAACACCATTGTGGACCCAAGCCTCAAGTGGCTGAATGACAGCATTTAGAAAAGGTTTTAGGATAGGCTATTCCTATCCATTCATAGAATGGATGagtaaggggaaagaaaaaggtttcCCCAGAAGTTAAGCATGCAGCAGCTCAGGCATTTCACTATCTGCTATTATTCTGTCACATTGCTAACACATCACCTTAGCATATGTTTTACACTTGATACAATGCTGAAGTACACTGTCTCTTGCACCTGGATGCAGGAACAGAAATTGCCTGCTCCTGGCTTCAGACAGGGCATAAAGCATGAACACAGCACCATCCTTTTAATCTATGTGGACCTACCATTGTGCAAACCAGAAGTTCCAGTATGAACTTGCTTTTTGCCCCATAAGCAGAGACCATCATTAGCCAGCTACCGATATTAGCCTAAGGAATACAGTCATCCCTGTATGGTGGTTAAAGATTTCCAGACTTAAGCCTCAGAACTGGTGAATGCTAATTAAGTGCACCCTGAACCACATTAAGTGTCTTTTAAATGGTCTAAGTCTGCAGATCTATATTACAGAAGACCTACCAGCTATCTGCAACTCATTCCATTTggcaattattttttcataactCATGTTATTCCCTAGCTGACAAAAAACCTTCAGCTGTGATAGTCTGTTGTAGAAGCTCAGACTACCGTCTAGCTAAGTGCCACGAAAAACTGCCTGTAGGATCAGATTTAACAGGtctaaacacacacatatttagcACACTGAGGTAAGTACACATTTACTCTTCTCAAGGAAAAGTGCCCTAGGTCAACAGCATAAGCTCTTCAGCTCTGGGATATTCAGTCATCTGAGAGTTTATTCTGTGTTAAAGTAGTAACAACCATGAATCTTCTCAGACAAGGCTCTCCGAGTTCAATTCAGTAGTTAGCCACTCTAACCACTCTTTCTTAATATgcacaaaatatttcagctttcttttactGGACTGGCAGAAAAGCTTGAAGACAAGTAATTCCCTCTCCCAGCCAAAAGTTAAGTTGATTGCATATACTTGGAAGGCATCACCAATGCTTTTACAGCAGCAAGCTGAAAAGGAGTCCTATCTGTCCAAGCTCTCAGAATTGTCGTAAGAATTACTATTAGGATGTTTACTAGGTAATGACATCTTGTATGCAGCTATTTGTTTTCCCCCATACTTGTTCCCAAGCCAGTCTGGTGACCACTGTGTTTAGTTTCCTTTCAGAACATACAGCCAGTCCCCAGCCAACTAAAATACTACACCACTAACATGAACTTAAGTACCCTGGCTACCTACCATGACAGACAAAAAGCTAAAAGTGGCTTTATTATGCAGTCTGAAACAAAAGTATCTTCCATGATTACCAGTGTAAAGCTGCACATGAGCTGTGGTCAGCAGCTGGCCTAAACCTCAGGTTCAGAATTTAACATGCTGGGATCGAAGGAGCCTATAGTACCAGAGCAGATACATTTAACAGTTCTTTGAAAATTTGGTCTATGAAGAGATCTTGTGATTAGCTGCAGTATCACCCAGCCTTTAGGAGCAGGTAGTTCAGATGCTCTTACAACACGCTACTGAAGCACTCTGTACTCTGACATGCACCAACATGCAGGGCAACAGGAGTGGCCTAACAAAGTATGTTGGGGTATACTGTACTAGAGACATGATCACCTAGCTGGCATGCCCGAGCTCCATGTACCCACCTACATAAGTACAGTGATCTCCACCACTATATAGCTGCGCTGCTGGAGGCAGAGTCACTCTCCACATTGTCCCCTGGAAAATCCAGCAGTCTGTGCTTTACATCTGCCCCAGCCACACAGCCTACGTGTGGTATGCATTGCTATCATCTTACTGTTAATCTCCATTACTTTTGCTTAATTGCCATACCTTGTACAGAATGTGGACAGCAGTAAAGGAGCCCCTGTGTCCTCTGCTACAATCTGGCATAAACATACACAGCAGCACAGTCATTATAACGTGCCAAGCTGGGTACCAAAATTCAGGTTTACCTTTCCCCATGTAGCGTGTCTTGTCATTGTCACGAAGCTCCAGAGCTTCATAGATGCCAGTTGAAGCACCACTGGGAACAGCAGCTCTGAACAGACCTGTTTACAACAGAAACAAGAACTCTCTTAGCGCATTCGAACCCTCAAAAGCATTGTCCAACCATACACCATCCCAACCTACCACATACTTCCATCCCTGGAGATGGGAGAGAATCTCTAAACTACATCTCTGCTCACTTATACACTGATCCTGAGAGAGCCGTCTGCTCCTTCACAGCATCACCAACTCATCAGTGTCTCCCTCATGCTGATCAACAGCAAGTTGACTCACTCATTCTCTTCCACTGTGCGTTTCAATTGTTTAAGTTAGAACACTCATCCATTCCCCTTCCAAAAAGGGTAGCTTTATTCACTGAATCTACTTTTGAGCTCAGTTTGGCAGGCAAGCTCTTAAATTCTTCCAAGATGCAGCATAAAAGGGACAATTAGGAGGCCTATTTTGTTAATATGAGTTCTGAGCTCTTCCGGCAACAGCACAGCCACCCAGACAGCCCATTCTTCCAACCAAGGATGCTGAACTTTGAGCAAGTCAGTACACTGGAGTCTGTTCTGCCTGTGCTTCAAGATGCCAGTCTCCAGTCTTTCCCTTATCCCACTACAGCAAAGAGCTTAGTAGGGGCAATCTCATTAAATGACTGCATTAATCTTTTGAGGCAGAAAGATCAGCTATTTAGTTAGTGTATTACAGCTATTGTGTTTGCTCATTCCACCAAACCACACTGGTATGTGTTTGCACAATGCCTTTGTCAGATCCTATCAGATATGAGATGAACAACTAACAAACCAAGGGAAAGTCctgcaataattaaaaatataagatGTTATATGTGAAAACCCAATTAGACAAGTTTAGTCATGCCCGAGTacttacagaaagaagaaaccattACCCAAGATTCAACTCTGCAGCAGAAAACTGTTTCATTACACAAAGTTACTGCTAGACAAATCAAGAATTAAACTTCAAGTGCAGTCACACAGAGTTTAGGGAACACTGAAAACTAAGACCATTAGCAGCTGCTTAAGGACAGGAATGAAGGCCTTACTAACACCGAGTTTGTAAGCGCTATCCCAGTTTACGCTCAGGGCAAGGGGAGGACAGCAGGTTTGGATTAACACTTGCACAATTTAGACTGTAAGCAGCAGCACACTTCAAAAAATGCTTCACTGTCCAGGCCAGTATCTCGAGCTCAGCAAATTCATCCCAGTAGAATGAGGTAGAGGTTTTTCCTCCAAGTCCCATAGCAAGCTCTGCAATATGTTACAGGTATGAAGGAAAGAGTAAGGACAATTCCACTGCTAGAACAGGACAGTTTGTATACTTCTGACTGTCTCTTCAGTTTTATCAGATACAAGAAAGGAATAAACATCTACAGCTAAGGACTCACCTTTGTTGGTAAAGAGGTCTACCTCAACAGTGGGATTCCCACGAGAGTCAAAGATTTCACGGGCATGGATCTTGAGAATAGACATCTTTAACACCTGAAAAGAGTTTAGCAttaatcatagaatgatttggaagagaccttcaaagatcacctaCTTCAacag
It contains:
- the ENO1 gene encoding alpha-enolase isoform X1, whose product is MGWAIACRPRSRSVSVGGEAQSGAEVRSGAAGPKVLKMSILKIHAREIFDSRGNPTVEVDLFTNKGLFRAAVPSGASTGIYEALELRDNDKTRYMGKGVSKAVEHVNKTIAPALISKNVNVVEQEKIDKLMLEMDGSENKSKFGANAILGVSLAVCKAGAAEKGVPLYRHIADLAGNAEVILPVPAFNVINGGSHAGNKLAMQEFMILPVGADSFKEAMRIGAEVYHNLKNVIKEKYGKDATNVGDEGGFAPNILENKEALELLKTAISKAGYTEKVVIGMDVAASEFYRDGKYDLDFKSPDDPSRYISPDQLADLYKGFVKNYPLVSIEDPFDQDDWAAWKKFTGSVGIQVVGDDLTVTNPKRIAKAVEEKSCNCLLLKVNQIGSVTESLQACKLAQSNGWGVMVSHRSGETEDTFIADLVVGLCTGQIKTGAPCRSERLAKYNQLLRIEEELGSKARFAGRNFRNPCIH
- the ENO1 gene encoding alpha-enolase isoform X2, translated to MGWAIACRPRSRSVSVGGEAQSGAEVRSGAAGPKVLKMSILKIHAREIFDSRGNPTVEVDLFTNKGLFRAAVPSGASTGIYEALELRDNDKTRYMGKGVSRAVKYVNEFLGTALCTQNVNVVEQEKIDKLMLEMDGSENKSKFGANAILGVSLAVCKAGAAEKGVPLYRHIADLAGNAEVILPVPAFNVINGGSHAGNKLAMQEFMILPVGADSFKEAMRIGAEVYHNLKNVIKEKYGKDATNVGDEGGFAPNILENKEALELLKTAISKAGYTEKVVIGMDVAASEFYRDGKYDLDFKSPDDPSRYISPDQLADLYKGFVKNYPLVSIEDPFDQDDWAAWKKFTGSVGIQVVGDDLTVTNPKRIAKAVEEKSCNCLLLKVNQIGSVTESLQACKLAQSNGWGVMVSHRSGETEDTFIADLVVGLCTGQIKTGAPCRSERLAKYNQLLRIEEELGSKARFAGRNFRNPCIH